AACCCGCACGCTCCCGGCCGCGGTCCTGGGGATCACCGCCGTCCTGGGATCCGGCGCCGGGCATACGCGGTCAGCGAGCCCTACACCGCCCCGGACGGATCCCCGTCCCTCACCGCTGCCGGGGAAGGATCCCAGGCTCCGGCGTCCGCACAGGAACAGGCAGCCGTGCAGGCAGCCGTGCAGGACGGAGGCGGCAACATCCCGGCCATCGCAGGTGTCCTGCTCACGGGTGCCCTGACCGCGTATCTGGTGGCACGCCGGAAGAATCAAACCTGCAGCACAGACGGCGTCGTCTAACCCGGCGCGGAGCAGTCGACCGCATTACTTGCCCGACACTTGCCCGACGCTCTCGTCGGCTACCCGGTTCAGACCCGCTTACTCACTACGTGGAAGGTTGCTGTGAGTGGTGCATGTGCGCAGCAGTACGCGATATTTACCTGCCGGCAGCCCGAGCCTAGGCTTTGACTGCTTCCTCCGGGGGCGTGGCTGGGAACCGCGGATTGTGGAAGCGAGTCTCGCATTGTTTCCACCAATGCTGAGGAGTTTCCGTGAAAAAATCATCCCGCACCTTTGCCGCACTGACCGCCGCCGCCGCCCTTGGACTGGGCGCTTCCCCGGCTTCCGCCGGAGGCTGGCACCCCGATCCGCCGGATCCGCCCGCGGTGCCGGCGCCCGGGGAGGTCACCACCGTAGCCGACGGCCTGGTGTCTCCCCTGAGTTTCGCAGTGGGGCGTGGCCCAACCTTTGACGTAGCCCAGGCAGTTGCCGGGTTGCTCACCAGAACCGAAGACGGTGAGACGGAGGTTTTGGACGCCGGCCCTGAGGGGTACGAGTCCTCAGCCGTCTCGCGCTCCAGGGGGACCACCTACTACACCTTCACCACCGGGGCCATGACCCATGACCCGGCCCTGAACACCTCGCTGCTCAAGTCGATTGACAGGGACGGAACGATCGAGACCATCACGGACATTGCTGAGTTTGAGTACAGCGAAAACCCGGACAGCGTGAACACCTACGGCTTCCAGGACCTGGATCCTGCCTGTGCCGCCCAGATCCCGCCTGAGGTCCCTGCGAGTTACACCGGCCTCCCTGACTCCAATCCCTACGCCACGCTGCCGACCGGCGATGACAGCGTCTTGGTGGCCGACGCGGGAATGAACGCCATCGTGGAGGTGGACCTCTCCGACGGCAGCGTTTCCACAGTGGCAGTCCTTCCGCCCGTCCCGGCCACGATCACCGCCGAGGCAGCCGCTGCGGTTCCGCTGCCGCCCTGCACCGTTGGTGCAACCTACAATCTGGAACCGGTCCCCACCGACATCGAATGGGGACCCGACGGGGAGCTCTATGTAACGTCGCTCCCGGGCGGCCCTCCAGAGGCTGGCCTGGCTCCGGGGTCCGTCTACCGGGTCAACACCGACGACGGCAGTTCCGAGCTGATAGCCACCGGCTTTGCCGCGGCCACCGGCCTTGCCGTGAACGACAACGGCGACATCTTCGTGGCCGAGCTGTTCGGCAACAGGATCTCGGTGGTGCCGGCGGGTTCCGATACTCCGGAGCTGTTCTACGAAGTCAACCAGCCCGCCGCCGTCGAGCTGCGCGGGGACGTCCTCTACGTCTCCGTGGACGCGCTGCCTCCCGGTGGGCCGGAGGAACCGGGTGCGGAGCAACCTCCCGTGGAGCCACCCGTTGACCCGGCACCTGCTGCCGGCCGGATCATCAGCATTGAGCTCGATTACGGGGACGACGACTGCTACGGAGGAGGCCACTGGCGCCATGGCGGCACCAGCCACGTTCACGGCGGCGTTCACGGGGACGAAGATTAGGAGCCCCGCGCCAGCCAACAAGGCCCAGAGCCCATAAGGCCCCGGAGCGCATAAGAGAGGGGACGGTTCCCGTTGGAACCCTCCCCTCTCTTGGCCTGGCTACCGCCGCGTTCTGACGAAAGGCGGAGCCGGTGGCTTATTTGCTGTCGGAACCGGCGGGAGCCTCCCCGCCGTCCTCGTCGTCTTCGTCTTCGTCGAAGTCCTCATCCTTGCGGTACGGATCGGCGTCGCCGGCGTACGTGGCGCCTTCCTTGAGGGCCTCAAGTTCCGCGTCGCGCTTCTTGGCGGCCCGGATGAGTTCCTCCAGGTGGCTGGCGTTCACGGGAATCTCGTCAGGAACGAATTCGAGCGTGGGCGTCAGGCGCACCGTGATGTTCTTGCCCACCTCGGCGCGCAGGACTCCGCGTGCGGACTCCAGGGCAGCCTTGGTGTCAGCCTGCTGGGCCTCGTCGCCGAAGACCGTGTAGTACACCGTGGCGTGCTGCAGGTCGTTGGTGACGCGGGCATCGGTGAGGGTCACAAACCCCAGCCGGGGATCCTTGATCCGCCGTTCCAGCGCCTGGGCAACTACAACCTTGATTCGGTCAGCGAGCTTCGCAGCGCGTGCTGGATCTGCCATTACCTCTCCTTAACTAAGATTCTTCGGATCGTACAACGACGGCGGCAGGAGCCGGCACATCGCGTACGTCATATGTTCTTGCGCGGCCTAACGGCGGCGCGGAAGCGAAAGGGCCAGCCGCCGTCCGGCGTTGGCCCTCCCGCTGGGGACGGGGCCGCCGGAAACCGGCAGCCCCGTCTCAGGTACTGCTAGGCGCGCGGCTTCTCCCGCATTTCGAAGGTCTCGATGATGTCGCCTTCGTTGACGTCGTTGAACGAGCCCAGACCGATACCACACTCGAAGTCCGTGCGGACCTCGGTGGCGTCGTCCTTGAACCGCTTGAGCGACTCAACGGTGAGGTTGTCACCGATGACCTTGCCGTCACGGGTAACCCGTGCCTTGGTGTTGCGCCGGATGACACCGGAGCGGACGATCGAGCCGGCGATGTTTCCGAACTTGGAGGAACGGAAGACTTCGCGGACCTCGGCGGTGCCGAGCTGGACCTCTTCGTACTCGGGCTTGAGCATGCCCTTGAGTGCAAGCTCAATGTCATCGATTGCTGCGTAGATGACGGAGTAGAAGCGCATGTCCACGCCTTCACGCTCTGCCAGGTCGGCAACGCGCTCGGCCGGCTTGACGTTGAAGCCAATGATGACGGCGTTGTCCACCGTCGCCAGGTTGACGTCGTTCTGCGTGATGGCACCAACGCCGCGGTGGATGACGCGCAGCTGCACGCCTTCGCCAACGTCGATCTTGAGCAGCGAGTCTTCCAGGGCTTCCAC
This genomic interval from Arthrobacter citreus contains the following:
- a CDS encoding ScyD/ScyE family protein; this translates as MKKSSRTFAALTAAAALGLGASPASAGGWHPDPPDPPAVPAPGEVTTVADGLVSPLSFAVGRGPTFDVAQAVAGLLTRTEDGETEVLDAGPEGYESSAVSRSRGTTYYTFTTGAMTHDPALNTSLLKSIDRDGTIETITDIAEFEYSENPDSVNTYGFQDLDPACAAQIPPEVPASYTGLPDSNPYATLPTGDDSVLVADAGMNAIVEVDLSDGSVSTVAVLPPVPATITAEAAAAVPLPPCTVGATYNLEPVPTDIEWGPDGELYVTSLPGGPPEAGLAPGSVYRVNTDDGSSELIATGFAAATGLAVNDNGDIFVAELFGNRISVVPAGSDTPELFYEVNQPAAVELRGDVLYVSVDALPPGGPEEPGAEQPPVEPPVDPAPAAGRIISIELDYGDDDCYGGGHWRHGGTSHVHGGVHGDED
- the rbfA gene encoding 30S ribosome-binding factor RbfA; translated protein: MADPARAAKLADRIKVVVAQALERRIKDPRLGFVTLTDARVTNDLQHATVYYTVFGDEAQQADTKAALESARGVLRAEVGKNITVRLTPTLEFVPDEIPVNASHLEELIRAAKKRDAELEALKEGATYAGDADPYRKDEDFDEDEDDEDGGEAPAGSDSK